One Petrotoga miotherma DSM 10691 genomic region harbors:
- a CDS encoding WecB/TagA/CpsF family glycosyltransferase, translating to MNILVGRFLLKDIPMVYGSQDDIYSFIEDQIGKEKLWIVTLNALMYMEYLKGNEYSKAISKASFSIPDGVGIVKLLKKKGIETERCPGIDTMKYLLELSEINNYRIFLLGSEESVVGQAAQIIEKMFNVNIVGFHHGYFDINAEREVVRKINDSKTDLLFVGMGIPKQESFIFRNYETLQAKLMMGVGGSFDVFAGVTRRAPLFFQKLGLEWLYRMFEEPHRFKKLPDLFKFYMNLYRNKD from the coding sequence GTGAATATATTGGTTGGACGTTTTCTTTTGAAAGATATCCCGATGGTTTATGGCAGTCAAGATGATATTTATTCTTTTATCGAAGATCAAATTGGAAAAGAGAAGCTTTGGATAGTTACTTTAAATGCGTTGATGTATATGGAATATTTAAAGGGTAACGAATATTCTAAAGCCATTAGTAAAGCTTCTTTTTCCATTCCTGATGGGGTGGGAATAGTTAAATTACTCAAAAAGAAAGGAATAGAGACGGAAAGATGCCCCGGTATAGATACAATGAAATATTTATTAGAATTGTCTGAAATAAATAATTATAGAATATTTTTGCTTGGGTCAGAAGAGAGTGTGGTTGGACAAGCTGCTCAAATAATTGAGAAAATGTTCAACGTAAATATTGTTGGATTTCATCATGGGTATTTTGATATAAATGCTGAACGAGAGGTTGTTCGAAAAATTAATGATAGTAAAACAGATCTCCTTTTTGTAGGGATGGGAATTCCAAAACAGGAATCCTTTATTTTCCGAAACTATGAAACGTTACAAGCAAAGCTTATGATGGGAGTTGGTGGTAGCTTTGACGTATTTGCTGGTGTTACGAGAAGGGCTCCTCTTTTCTTTCAAAAGCTTGGATTAGAATGGTTGTATAGAATGTTTGAAGAGCCCCATCGATTCAAAAAATTACCTGATTTATTTAAATTTTATATGAATTTGTATAGAAATAAAGATTAA
- a CDS encoding alpha-amylase family glycosyl hydrolase, whose protein sequence is MAIDSPSWLKSSVIYEVFVRNYGNAGTFNDIYNDIERIKALGTDILWFMPFYPIGKVGRKGTHGSPYSIKDYEEISKEIGNKRDFKRLIDKAHDNGLKIMIDIVFNHTSLDSKLVETHPEWFVKDENGKLTRKVEDWMDVYDLDYENKDLWDYLIKVLDSWVDLGVDAFRCDVAPLVPLEFWKKARERLNQKKEVIWLAETLDPKFIHDLRTRGYNVHSDSEVYQSFDLTYDYDGFYYLKSYFSGEKDLNHYFDHVFLQNTIFPKNSIKMRFLENHDNPRIASVLEGKNKIKNWTVFYNLLPGASLIYAGQELMMEKLPNLFEKDPIKWDKGDYEFLSFFKKIVNMTKEIKSTCDQFSIRELSEGIIMIKWSGDKDEYITILNLEDRYGKIPVDFTLYGTDLITNEIVSIQYFFVISKLPIIIKTR, encoded by the coding sequence GTGGCAATAGACTCACCTAGTTGGTTAAAAAGTTCTGTAATTTATGAAGTTTTTGTTAGAAATTATGGAAATGCTGGAACCTTTAATGATATATACAACGATATTGAACGTATTAAGGCTTTGGGGACAGATATACTGTGGTTTATGCCTTTTTATCCTATTGGGAAAGTTGGTAGAAAAGGTACTCATGGAAGTCCTTATTCGATAAAAGATTACGAAGAAATATCTAAAGAAATTGGAAATAAGAGAGATTTTAAAAGATTGATAGACAAGGCACATGATAACGGATTAAAAATAATGATCGATATTGTTTTCAATCATACCTCTTTGGATTCAAAGCTGGTTGAAACACATCCGGAATGGTTTGTGAAAGATGAAAACGGAAAATTAACCAGAAAAGTTGAAGATTGGATGGATGTTTACGATTTGGATTATGAGAATAAGGATTTATGGGACTATCTAATAAAAGTTTTAGATAGCTGGGTTGATCTTGGCGTCGATGCTTTTAGATGTGATGTAGCACCACTTGTACCTTTAGAGTTCTGGAAAAAAGCTAGAGAACGATTGAACCAAAAAAAGGAAGTTATTTGGTTGGCAGAAACTCTTGATCCAAAATTTATTCATGATCTCAGAACTAGAGGGTACAATGTTCATTCAGATTCAGAAGTATATCAAAGCTTTGATCTTACATACGATTATGATGGCTTCTATTATCTAAAAAGTTATTTTTCTGGGGAGAAAGATTTGAATCATTATTTTGATCATGTTTTTTTGCAGAATACAATATTTCCAAAAAATTCTATTAAGATGCGTTTTTTAGAAAATCATGATAATCCAAGAATAGCATCAGTTTTAGAAGGGAAAAACAAGATCAAAAATTGGACTGTTTTCTATAATCTTTTGCCAGGAGCTTCTTTAATATATGCTGGACAAGAATTAATGATGGAAAAACTACCTAACCTTTTCGAAAAGGATCCGATTAAGTGGGACAAAGGTGATTATGAATTTTTAAGCTTCTTTAAGAAGATTGTTAACATGACCAAAGAGATTAAATCAACCTGTGACCAATTTTCTATTCGAGAGTTATCTGAGGGTATAATAATGATCAAATGGAGTGGAGATAAAGATGAATACATTACCATATTGAATTTGGAAGATAGATATGGAAAAATACCAGTAGATTTTACTTTATATGGAACGGATTTAATAACTAACGAGATTGTTTCTATACAATACTTCTTTGTAATCAGCAAATTACCTATTATTATTAAAACAAGATAA
- the coaD gene encoding pantetheine-phosphate adenylyltransferase: MGIRDAAYPGSFDPITYGHVNIVKRASERFDKLYVVVVNNPNKKYLFSLQERIEMVKKDLEGIPNVIVESFDGLLVNYLKEKKIYNLIRGLRAVSDYEYELQMANANHMLFRELEIFFLMADTDFSYISSSMIKEIASYNGDVSKWVSKFVESKLQEKLLKK; the protein is encoded by the coding sequence ATGGGAATCAGGGACGCAGCATATCCAGGGAGTTTCGATCCAATAACCTATGGACACGTTAATATAGTGAAAAGAGCGAGTGAAAGGTTTGACAAACTTTATGTTGTTGTTGTGAATAATCCCAACAAAAAGTATCTTTTTTCCCTACAAGAAAGGATTGAAATGGTAAAAAAGGATTTAGAGGGTATACCAAATGTTATTGTTGAATCTTTTGATGGTTTGTTGGTAAATTATTTAAAAGAAAAAAAAATTTATAATTTAATAAGAGGTTTAAGGGCGGTCAGTGATTATGAGTATGAACTGCAAATGGCAAACGCTAATCATATGCTTTTTCGGGAGTTAGAGATTTTCTTTCTCATGGCTGATACTGATTTTTCTTACATTTCTTCGTCTATGATCAAAGAAATCGCATCTTACAATGGAGATGTTAGTAAATGGGTTTCTAAATTCGTCGAATCAAAATTACAAGAAAAACTATTAAAAAAATAG
- a CDS encoding DUF2225 domain-containing protein, with product MKDFIRDFAVCPICQKEFSFDKVASTSIKVSSYDLDLKPEYRDINVSLYSLVTCPHCYFTFQEKDKDYIYEYLNSQNIEEVKQFLNNINKLSLPEVDNSSSKSHEFYAIQLMIAANIYAILGLPSEVVKILVKFAWYYREQNEEEKELGILYYCGKIIEKNYETFSEEDYIFSLFYLGYINYRLNNRKEAARLFDYLLKNYNNPANPYLKAAKFLRGELK from the coding sequence ATGAAAGATTTTATTAGAGATTTTGCAGTTTGCCCAATATGTCAAAAAGAATTTTCATTTGATAAAGTAGCTTCAACGTCTATAAAAGTAAGTTCTTATGATTTAGATTTGAAACCTGAATACAGAGATATTAATGTATCTCTCTATTCTTTAGTTACTTGTCCTCATTGCTATTTTACTTTTCAGGAAAAAGATAAAGATTACATATATGAATATTTAAATTCTCAAAACATCGAAGAAGTTAAGCAGTTTTTAAATAATATAAATAAACTATCCCTTCCAGAAGTAGATAATTCTTCTTCAAAATCTCATGAATTTTATGCAATTCAACTTATGATAGCAGCCAATATTTATGCTATTTTGGGGCTGCCTAGCGAAGTAGTAAAAATTCTAGTAAAATTTGCTTGGTACTACCGGGAACAAAATGAAGAAGAAAAAGAGTTAGGAATACTTTACTATTGTGGAAAGATAATTGAAAAGAACTACGAAACATTTTCAGAAGAAGATTATATATTTTCGCTGTTTTATCTAGGCTATATAAATTATAGATTGAATAATAGAAAAGAAGCGGCGAGGTTGTTTGATTATTTATTAAAAAATTATAATAATCCTGCAAATCCGTATTTAAAGGCTGCAAAATTTCTAAGGGGTGAATTAAAGTGA
- a CDS encoding DUF2089 domain-containing protein, whose translation MSKYRLSKCPVCGGKLNIIKYRCEECGTEISGNFELEEFAQLTNQQLNFLKIFIKVRGNLSELQKELGISYPTAKARLEEVATAMGYESESIESREKTLEILEKIEKGEITPEDAKELLKKYKK comes from the coding sequence ATGTCAAAATACCGTTTATCCAAATGCCCGGTATGTGGGGGTAAGTTAAATATCATAAAATATCGATGTGAAGAATGCGGAACTGAAATATCTGGCAATTTCGAATTAGAAGAATTTGCTCAATTAACAAACCAACAATTAAATTTTTTGAAGATTTTTATTAAGGTGAGAGGAAATTTATCGGAATTACAAAAAGAACTTGGTATCTCTTATCCTACAGCAAAAGCAAGATTAGAAGAAGTTGCCACAGCAATGGGGTACGAATCTGAAAGCATTGAAAGTAGAGAAAAAACCCTTGAAATCCTTGAAAAAATTGAAAAAGGAGAGATTACCCCTGAAGATGCAAAAGAATTATTAAAAAAATACAAAAAATAA
- a CDS encoding LysM peptidoglycan-binding domain-containing protein yields MRKFFWIFLLGVVFFLSGCTVFQPTSQETTLPSENLELIQNQLDKLDERLTQMEEKLNTLSDEIYQISKNNSYAYDMTKSLKDQYTNIDSRVVTLENYLYEGRSSESIDKLLDLDQRVQSLEDQINNMNQKNVNNTINTDLDQRVSQLEIQITELQNVVNNIPKNDQKILLDSVNSLTEKVNSLEQSFKNSEFYFLENGNIKELVQQEVDKLNLEKYVENIVDYKTEETVSKFYYKNQSEDILNVKSLENMVASLDKEVDNIKYELQKVITQPPNSLNEKYLGQIQNIEMKIDQLYSSVGEAEANYLFENSNEVRYQVKSGDTLISISNAFKLGNNGVQIILQANNLQSTNIKVGQELIIPVNNIEEYIRWPFPKTSPANYKNVVVRFGERNAAGVSSGIGVLVQTEQVYPVLPGRVIETGKLSNNNWYIKVDHGNAIISVIGNLKTPYVDEGKWVDSNTSLGIAQAGSIVTVELWKNGEPRDPLKLFYNMIGEFQATYYTEWDDKLVYSPTFRLTRSGEKPTPYKTIAADPDVLPLGTIVYIPELSDLPNNGYFEVQDTGAKVLGNKIDIYVNDVRLANNSLQNLTVYVVGRKSDV; encoded by the coding sequence GTGAGGAAATTTTTTTGGATTTTTTTGTTAGGTGTGGTATTTTTTCTATCTGGGTGTACAGTTTTTCAACCAACCTCTCAAGAAACCACTTTGCCAAGCGAGAACTTAGAGTTAATTCAAAATCAATTGGATAAATTGGATGAGCGTTTAACTCAAATGGAAGAAAAACTTAATACCTTATCTGACGAAATTTATCAAATTTCAAAGAATAACAGTTATGCTTATGATATGACAAAAAGTTTAAAAGATCAGTATACCAATATTGATAGCAGGGTAGTAACCTTGGAAAATTATTTATATGAAGGGCGGAGTTCTGAATCGATTGATAAACTACTAGATTTAGATCAAAGGGTGCAAAGTTTAGAGGATCAAATTAACAATATGAATCAAAAAAATGTTAATAATACTATAAACACTGATTTAGATCAAAGAGTATCGCAATTGGAAATTCAGATTACAGAATTACAGAATGTTGTGAACAATATTCCCAAAAATGATCAAAAGATCCTTTTAGATAGTGTGAATTCATTAACGGAAAAGGTTAATAGTTTAGAACAAAGTTTTAAAAACTCTGAGTTTTACTTTTTGGAAAACGGTAATATAAAAGAACTCGTTCAACAAGAGGTAGACAAACTTAATTTAGAAAAATATGTGGAAAACATAGTAGATTATAAAACGGAAGAGACCGTATCTAAATTTTATTATAAAAACCAGAGTGAAGATATTTTGAACGTAAAATCTTTAGAAAATATGGTTGCTTCTTTAGATAAGGAAGTAGACAATATAAAATATGAGCTTCAAAAGGTTATCACTCAACCACCAAATTCATTAAACGAGAAATACCTTGGTCAAATACAAAATATTGAAATGAAGATCGATCAACTTTATAGCTCTGTAGGAGAAGCCGAGGCTAATTATTTATTTGAGAATTCAAACGAAGTTAGGTATCAAGTTAAGTCGGGGGATACTCTAATAAGCATTTCAAATGCCTTTAAATTAGGAAACAATGGTGTTCAAATTATTTTGCAAGCCAATAATTTACAATCCACGAATATTAAAGTAGGGCAAGAATTAATCATACCGGTGAATAATATTGAAGAGTATATAAGATGGCCTTTTCCTAAAACTTCACCTGCCAATTATAAAAATGTTGTTGTAAGGTTTGGAGAAAGGAATGCTGCTGGAGTTTCAAGCGGGATAGGAGTTTTGGTTCAAACCGAACAAGTTTATCCTGTCCTGCCTGGAAGAGTAATTGAGACTGGAAAATTATCGAACAACAATTGGTATATAAAAGTGGATCATGGAAATGCTATTATAAGTGTCATAGGGAATTTAAAAACACCGTATGTTGATGAAGGTAAATGGGTTGATTCGAATACATCGTTAGGAATTGCTCAAGCAGGTAGTATTGTTACAGTTGAATTATGGAAGAACGGAGAGCCAAGAGACCCTTTGAAACTTTTTTACAATATGATTGGAGAATTCCAGGCAACTTACTATACAGAATGGGATGACAAACTTGTTTATTCTCCAACTTTTAGGTTAACAAGGTCTGGAGAAAAGCCAACACCCTACAAAACAATTGCAGCAGATCCCGATGTCCTACCTTTAGGAACGATAGTATACATACCTGAATTGTCAGATCTTCCAAATAATGGGTATTTTGAAGTTCAAGATACAGGAGCCAAAGTTTTGGGAAATAAAATTGATATATATGTAAATGATGTAAGGTTAGCTAATAATAGTTTACAGAATTTAACTGTTTACGTTGTTGGTAGAAAATCAGATGTATAG
- a CDS encoding RrF2 family transcriptional regulator encodes MSLTVKSSYALRALFELAVLTEDEGKEKVPISELSERQNIPKDFLEKIFIELRDAGIVKSVRGKFGGYALAKNPEDLRLSEIIQVLDKPLQSFDCIVGECSLEIECAVEFVWKRVNNSIMLELNKMTLQDIIDYGRKIAQIKISENVGGRLKKINV; translated from the coding sequence ATGTCGCTTACTGTCAAAAGCAGTTATGCTTTAAGAGCTTTGTTTGAATTAGCCGTATTAACCGAAGATGAAGGAAAAGAAAAAGTACCTATTAGTGAATTGTCTGAAAGGCAAAACATACCAAAAGATTTTCTTGAAAAAATCTTTATAGAATTACGTGATGCAGGAATTGTAAAATCTGTTAGAGGTAAATTTGGTGGATATGCTTTGGCTAAAAATCCAGAAGATTTACGGTTAAGTGAAATTATTCAAGTTTTAGATAAACCCCTTCAATCTTTTGATTGTATTGTTGGAGAATGTTCGTTGGAAATAGAGTGTGCCGTTGAATTTGTATGGAAAAGGGTTAATAATTCTATCATGTTAGAGCTGAATAAAATGACTTTGCAAGATATAATTGATTACGGAAGAAAAATTGCACAGATTAAGATCTCAGAAAATGTAGGAGGTAGATTAAAAAAAATAAATGTTTAA
- the ftsY gene encoding signal recognition particle-docking protein FtsY: protein MGIFEKFKNGLSKARNTIFKNIKTIFSGKVLDNDVLEELEEILIMSDMGVEVSHEILEELKSRYKADNSYNDPLLLLRDILVENLQKDEVVNDFQHKPYVILIVGVNGSGKTTTAAKLAKMYSSQGKEVVLAAADTFRAAAIEQLKEWGNRLNTTVIAHQKGSDAAAVVYDAITHAKSRGKDVVLIDTAGRLHTKSNLMDELKKIRRVVEREVPGAPHETLLVLDGTTGQNGISQAKAFKEAIDITGIIVTKLDGTAKGGIAFAINHELNIPIKLVGFGEKEDDLQIFDPLSYCDALLGVDEVE, encoded by the coding sequence ATGGGAATTTTTGAAAAGTTCAAAAATGGTTTGAGTAAAGCGAGAAATACCATATTTAAAAATATCAAAACTATTTTTTCAGGTAAAGTTCTCGACAATGATGTATTGGAAGAATTAGAAGAGATTTTAATAATGTCTGATATGGGTGTTGAAGTTTCCCATGAAATTTTGGAAGAGTTAAAAAGTAGATATAAAGCTGATAATTCTTACAATGATCCCCTTTTATTATTGAGAGATATTTTAGTGGAAAATTTACAGAAAGACGAAGTAGTTAATGATTTCCAGCATAAACCCTATGTAATACTCATTGTTGGAGTAAACGGTAGCGGTAAAACTACAACTGCTGCTAAGTTAGCAAAGATGTATTCTAGCCAAGGTAAAGAAGTTGTTTTAGCTGCCGCAGATACATTTAGGGCTGCTGCAATTGAGCAGCTCAAAGAGTGGGGTAATAGGTTAAATACCACTGTAATAGCTCACCAAAAAGGTTCAGATGCCGCAGCTGTGGTGTACGATGCAATAACGCACGCAAAATCAAGAGGTAAAGATGTAGTGTTAATAGATACTGCAGGACGTTTGCATACAAAAAGCAATTTAATGGATGAATTGAAAAAAATAAGGCGTGTGGTTGAAAGGGAAGTTCCAGGAGCTCCTCATGAAACACTGTTAGTTCTTGATGGAACTACTGGTCAAAATGGTATTTCTCAAGCAAAGGCTTTTAAAGAAGCTATAGATATAACGGGTATAATCGTGACTAAACTGGATGGAACCGCCAAAGGGGGAATAGCTTTCGCTATAAACCATGAACTCAATATTCCAATAAAACTAGTAGGATTTGGGGAAAAAGAAGACGATTTACAAATCTTTGATCCGTTATCCTACTGTGATGCTTTACTAGGTGTTGATGAAGTAGAATGA
- the mnmA gene encoding tRNA 2-thiouridine(34) synthase MnmA, translated as MFNKKVLMLMSGGVDSSVAAYLLKEQNYQVIGLHFKTVSDIVFSMIPEKKKVCCSPSDTQDALKIANKLDLDDFQIVDIKKEFKEKIINYFINTYKEGKTPNPCMLCNRFFKFGKALEIAHSYGADFVSSGHYLMKEYSEKYSTYVIKKGVDQYKDQSYFLSYIDRNTLPKLHFPLGNMYKVEIRDIAKKIGLSVANKPDSQELCFIPDNDYRRFLKEYGVNPEEGKVYDLEGNEIGTHTGYMNYTIGQRTGISYYKNANVKLHVYKILPQKNVLIVAPTEEMYSKELIVQNVNFFVDFKEIEGFCRVRKKSEEKPAVVKKTDDHTLKVNFKEPIFAVTPGQFATIYDESGVVLASGIININ; from the coding sequence ATGTTTAATAAAAAAGTATTAATGCTTATGAGTGGTGGGGTAGATAGCTCTGTTGCTGCCTATCTTTTGAAAGAACAAAATTATCAAGTTATAGGGCTTCATTTCAAAACGGTGAGCGATATTGTTTTTTCAATGATCCCTGAAAAAAAGAAAGTTTGTTGTAGTCCTTCAGATACACAAGATGCCTTAAAAATTGCAAATAAGTTAGATCTCGATGATTTTCAGATCGTTGATATAAAAAAGGAATTTAAAGAAAAAATAATCAATTATTTTATAAATACCTACAAAGAAGGTAAAACACCTAATCCTTGCATGTTATGCAACAGGTTTTTTAAGTTTGGGAAAGCTTTAGAGATAGCTCATAGCTACGGTGCAGATTTTGTTTCCAGTGGTCACTATTTAATGAAAGAGTATTCTGAAAAGTACTCTACCTATGTTATTAAAAAAGGTGTTGACCAATACAAAGATCAATCATACTTTCTATCGTACATAGACAGAAATACTCTTCCCAAATTACACTTTCCATTGGGAAATATGTATAAAGTTGAAATCAGGGATATAGCAAAAAAAATAGGGTTAAGCGTAGCAAATAAACCTGACAGTCAAGAATTGTGTTTTATTCCTGATAACGATTATAGAAGATTTCTGAAAGAATATGGAGTTAATCCTGAAGAAGGAAAAGTTTACGATTTAGAAGGAAACGAAATAGGAACTCACACTGGATACATGAATTACACTATTGGTCAACGTACCGGGATAAGCTACTATAAAAACGCAAATGTGAAATTACATGTATATAAAATACTTCCTCAAAAGAATGTTCTTATAGTTGCACCTACTGAAGAAATGTATTCTAAAGAACTTATTGTACAAAACGTCAACTTTTTTGTAGATTTCAAAGAAATAGAAGGCTTTTGTAGAGTTCGCAAAAAAAGTGAAGAAAAGCCCGCAGTTGTTAAAAAGACCGATGATCATACTTTAAAAGTAAATTTTAAAGAACCTATATTTGCCGTTACACCTGGTCAATTTGCAACAATTTATGATGAAAGCGGTGTTGTTTTAGCTTCTGGTATAATCAATATTAATTGA
- a CDS encoding DUF4097 family beta strand repeat-containing protein, whose protein sequence is MQKIDLNDVKVIKIKAKNFHGRIKICHSEITYLEYGDQDINVGTAWNSDHTSVSIDIDYEKGDFLSKFFSFSKMFHEVPINLYIGDQVNDITLDLSSADIETDLDSTNLYNLAIKTRSGDVDIIGSNQTKTLKSLRVDTGSGDVSIDLNNSEMDELILKGASGDFEIHNVNISYGDFSMASGDVLVQNSKIVNLKLSVASGDVLIKNSIVKVANFKSASGDISVDSLDRDFYCIVNTASGDINLIVQGREKIYLEAPIHRYSSSIRSNVDLVQSSDSSTMPKKRVLKINVMSGDISIKGVDLHEKIIEEVEKEESKDISKGDEFLTIEEKKILSLLKEGKISRSFAIELLKELGYSEELAEKFLKDRGE, encoded by the coding sequence ATGCAAAAGATTGATTTGAATGATGTAAAAGTTATTAAAATAAAGGCCAAAAATTTTCACGGACGAATAAAAATTTGCCACAGTGAAATAACATATCTCGAATACGGAGATCAAGATATTAACGTCGGGACTGCTTGGAATTCAGATCATACAAGCGTATCAATCGACATTGATTATGAAAAAGGTGATTTCTTATCAAAATTTTTTTCTTTCTCTAAAATGTTCCATGAAGTACCTATTAATTTGTACATAGGTGATCAAGTTAACGATATAACGTTAGACTTATCATCAGCTGATATAGAAACGGACTTGGATTCTACTAACTTATATAATTTAGCGATCAAAACACGATCAGGAGATGTAGATATTATTGGATCTAATCAAACTAAAACTTTGAAATCTTTAAGGGTGGATACTGGGTCTGGGGATGTGAGTATCGACTTAAATAACAGTGAGATGGATGAATTGATTTTAAAAGGAGCTTCTGGAGATTTTGAAATTCACAACGTAAATATATCATATGGTGATTTTAGCATGGCTAGTGGCGATGTTCTAGTTCAAAACTCTAAAATTGTAAATCTTAAGTTAAGTGTGGCTTCCGGTGATGTCTTAATAAAAAATTCTATCGTGAAAGTAGCAAACTTTAAATCAGCTAGTGGTGATATCTCTGTAGATTCCTTAGACAGAGATTTTTATTGTATTGTAAACACTGCTTCCGGAGATATAAATCTAATAGTTCAAGGAAGAGAGAAAATCTATTTAGAAGCTCCAATACATAGATATTCTTCATCTATAAGATCAAACGTCGATTTAGTTCAAAGTAGTGATTCTTCTACTATGCCCAAAAAAAGAGTTTTAAAAATTAATGTAATGAGTGGAGATATTAGTATCAAAGGTGTAGATCTTCATGAGAAAATCATAGAAGAAGTGGAGAAAGAAGAAAGCAAAGATATTTCCAAAGGCGACGAATTCTTAACCATTGAAGAAAAAAAGATATTGTCTTTATTAAAAGAGGGAAAGATTTCTCGATCTTTTGCGATAGAACTTTTAAAAGAGTTGGGATACTCTGAAGAGCTTGCAGAAAAATTTTTAAAGGACAGGGGGGAGTAA
- the tig gene encoding trigger factor, producing the protein MEKTLLSQDKNVKKYLIKFSKDEIKKIEDQIVREINQHYTFEGFRKGKVPKQVIKLRLGPDFNNMLLEEAEHELDHKIREEEKLLFPIIVESRAQDEEHIEFEVLLHTYPEIIKTEFENITVKIPESKEVVEDFVQRRLNDLLESNAILDPKEEPIQYGDYVRINYDLVDENGEVIKSDEEEEIIVREDDERELVKKLIGKTTGEEFELEKEDQDKKLIQKVRIAQVYTRKLPELNDNFAKELNIEVETLNELKETLRKEGEDAVKNWQDQFVVNYILSELPNYVDIDISDESVNYYIDATINDLKNKGKYEENLKKYDNDENKLREEIKKSALNWIKEMVVIEKLSLENDIKVGNEELSQEIKNFSTMYGLPFSRAQEIISSNPELSNEILWNKLREKVAQFIKEKVQIVEISKEEFEGENVTPTEDQKEEKVNTDNEASEEETGQN; encoded by the coding sequence ATGGAAAAAACTTTACTTAGCCAAGACAAAAATGTTAAGAAATACCTCATCAAATTTTCTAAAGATGAAATTAAAAAAATTGAAGATCAAATCGTTCGGGAAATTAATCAACATTACACCTTTGAAGGATTTAGAAAAGGTAAGGTCCCCAAACAGGTTATTAAGTTGCGCTTAGGTCCCGATTTCAATAATATGTTATTAGAAGAAGCGGAACATGAGCTGGATCACAAAATCAGAGAAGAAGAAAAGTTGCTTTTCCCAATTATTGTTGAATCAAGAGCTCAAGATGAGGAACACATAGAATTCGAGGTTTTACTTCACACCTATCCTGAAATTATAAAAACAGAATTTGAAAATATTACGGTTAAAATCCCTGAATCTAAAGAAGTGGTTGAGGACTTTGTACAAAGAAGATTGAATGATTTACTGGAGAGCAACGCAATATTAGATCCCAAAGAAGAACCCATACAGTACGGAGATTATGTAAGAATTAATTATGATTTAGTAGATGAAAACGGTGAAGTGATCAAATCTGATGAAGAAGAGGAAATAATAGTTAGAGAAGATGATGAAAGAGAACTCGTTAAAAAACTCATAGGAAAAACTACTGGTGAGGAATTTGAATTAGAAAAAGAAGATCAAGACAAAAAATTGATTCAAAAAGTTCGAATTGCACAAGTTTATACAAGAAAACTTCCTGAACTGAACGATAATTTCGCAAAAGAGCTGAATATTGAAGTAGAAACATTGAACGAGTTGAAAGAGACTTTGAGAAAAGAAGGAGAAGATGCCGTTAAAAATTGGCAGGATCAATTTGTGGTTAACTATATCTTATCGGAGTTACCTAATTATGTGGATATTGATATATCTGATGAAAGTGTAAATTATTATATTGATGCAACTATAAATGATCTTAAAAACAAGGGTAAATACGAAGAAAACTTAAAAAAATACGATAATGACGAAAATAAATTGAGAGAGGAAATCAAAAAGAGTGCATTGAATTGGATAAAAGAGATGGTTGTCATCGAAAAACTATCCTTAGAAAACGATATCAAAGTAGGAAACGAAGAGTTATCACAAGAGATCAAGAACTTTTCAACTATGTATGGTTTACCTTTCTCACGTGCTCAGGAAATAATAAGCTCAAATCCTGAGCTATCTAATGAAATTCTATGGAACAAATTAAGAGAAAAAGTAGCCCAATTCATCAAAGAGAAAGTACAAATAGTTGAAATATCAAAAGAAGAGTTCGAAGGTGAAAATGTAACCCCAACCGAAGATCAAAAAGAAGAAAAAGTAAATACTGATAATGAAGCAAGTGAAGAAGAGACTGGACAAAATTAG